One Rosa chinensis cultivar Old Blush chromosome 5, RchiOBHm-V2, whole genome shotgun sequence genomic region harbors:
- the LOC112164865 gene encoding probable LRR receptor-like serine/threonine-protein kinase At1g06840 isoform X1, translating into MGQSRAWTCVAVLAVCLCWSSLQAGAQEQEITNPVEVTALKAIKKSLIDPNKNLSNWNQGDPCTANWTGVLCFNRSLDDGYLHVQELQLLGMNLSGTLSPELGRLSYMLILDFMWNEISGSIPKEIGNITSLELLLLNGNQLSGPLPEELGYLPNLDRIQIDQNYISGPIPKSFAYLNKTKHFHMNNNSISGQLPPELSRLPKLVHILLDNNNLSGYLPPEFSDLPSLLILQLDNNNFGGSTIPVSYGNMSKLLKLSLRNCSLEGPIPDFSRIPNLGYLDLSRNRLNGSIPLGKLSDDITTINLSNNTLTGSIPANFSGLPQLQRLSIANNSLSGIVPAALWNDTTLNATERLILELQNNKFTNISGSTQTPQNVTVWLQGNPVCSNANLDNLCGSENDDEDDSESSTNSTASCPSQACPPPFEYLPVVCFCAVPLLIDYRLKSPGFSDFRPYKSTYEKYLTTGLRLDLDQLDIASFVWQKGPRLRISLKLFPLYVADNTNISHTFNSSEVKRILGMFTGWNIPDSEVFGPYELLGINLLDPYKGVIVPSKKSGVSKGALAGIIVGTFAGAVALSAVVCFLILRRHQRNHPAISRRRRKSTSSIKIDGVKAFTYGEMATATDNFNISAQIGQGGYGKVYKGTLADGTLVAIKRAQEGSLQGEKEFLTEIELLSPLHHRNLVSLVGYCDDEGEQMLVYEFMSHGTLRDHLSAVKSKEPLGFEMRLRIALASARGILYLHTEANPPIFHRDIKASNILLDSKFVAKVADFGLSRLAPVPDLEGTTPAHVSTVVKGTPGYLDPEYFLTHKLTDKSDVYSLGVVFLELLTGMQPISHGKNIVREVNIAFQSGMIFSVIDGRMGSYPSDCVEKFLSLALKCCQDETDARPSMAEVVRELENIWSMMPDTDSRTTESVLSSSTGKVVSDSPSSSNAGKNPYVSSDVSGSDLVSGVIPTITPR; encoded by the exons ATGGGTCAATCTAGAGCTTGGACGTGTGTGGCCGTTTTGGCCGTGTGCTTGTGCTGGTCTTCACTACAAGCTGGAGCACAAGAGCAGGAAATTACCAACCCCGTAGAAG TGACGGCATTGAAGGCCATAAAGAAAAGTTTGATTGATCCCAACAAGAATCTGAGCAATTGGAACCAAGGGGATCCATGTACAGCAAACTGGACAGGCGTTTTGTGCTTCAACAGATCATTAGATGATGGATATCTTCATGTTCAAGAATT GCAACTGCTAGGTATGAATCTCTCAGGAACTTTGTCACCAGAGCTTGGCCGCCTATCTTATATGCTAATATT GGATTTTATGTGGAATGAAATAAGTGGAAGTATACCAAAGGAGATAGGCAACATTACATCTTTGGAACTCTT ACTCCTGAATGGAAACCAATTGTCAGGTCCCCTCCCTGAAGAGCTTGGATATCTTCCGAACTTGGACAGAATACAAATTGACCAGAACTACATTTCAGGACCAATACCTAAATCATTCGCATATTTGAACAAAACGAAGCACTT TCACATGAACAACAATTCAATTAGCGGGCAACTTCCACCTGAGCTTTCCAGATTACCAAAACTTGTCCACAT TCTTCTTGACAACAACAACTTGTCTGGGTATCTTCCACCAGAGTTCTCAGATCTGCCGAGCTTATTAATACT TCAACTTGACAACAACAACTTTGGTGGGAGTACAATTCCAGTTTCTTATGGCAACATGTCTAAACTGTTGAAGTT GAGTCTCAGGAACTGCAGCTTGGAAGGACCTATTCCTGATTTCAGTAGGATACCCAACCTTGGATATCT AGATCTAAGTAGGAATCGACTAAATGGATCCATACCTCTGGGAAAACTTTCGGATGACATCACAACGAT AAATTTATCTAACAACACTCTTACTGGGAGCATTCCTGCCAACTTTTCCGGTCTTCCACAGCTTCAAAGATT GTCCATTGCAAACAATTCACTGAGTGGTATTGTTCCAGCAGCCCTTTGGAATGATACGACACTTAATGCAACAGAAAGACTAATCCT GGAGTTGCAGAACAATAAGTTTACAAATATATCTGGCAGTACTCAAACCCCGCAGAATGTCACTGTCTG GCTTCAGGGAAATCCAGTTTGCTCGAATGCTAACCTAGACAATTTATGTGGATCTGaaaatgatgatgaagatgacagtGAGAGTTCAACCAACTCGACTGCTAGCTGTCCAAGTCAAGCATGCCCGCCTCCTTTCGAATATCTTCCTGTAGTTTGTTTCTGTGCTGTTCCACTACTTATTGATTATCGGTTGAAAAGTCCTGGATTCTCAGATTTTCGCCCTTACAAAAGTACATATGAGAAGTATCTTACGACTGGTCTCCGCTTAGATCTTGATCAACTGGACATTGCTTCATTTGTATGGCAAAAGGGACCTCGACTGAGAATATCACTGAAGCTTTTCCCTTTATATGTTGCTGATAATACCAATATTTCCCATACTTTCAATAGCAGTGAAGTCAAAAGAATCCTTGGCATGTTCACAGGATGGAATATTCCCGATAGTGAAGTGTTCGGACCTTATGAGCTTCTTGGCATCAATCTATTGGATCCTTATAAGGGCG TAATTGTCCCCTCTAAGAAGTCTGGTGTAAGCAAGGGTGCTCTGGCTGGCATAATAGTAGGAACTTTTGCCGGTGCTGTTGCATTATCTGCAGTTGTCTGTTTTTTAATACTGAGGAGGCATCAGAGGAACCACCCTGCTATTTCAAGAAGACGTCGTA AATCGACGAGTTCCATAAAAATTGATGGTGTTAAGGCTTTCACTTATGGAGAAATGGCCACTGCTACAGACAATTTTAACATTTCTGCTCAAATTGGCCAAGGTGGTTATGGAAAGGTTTACAAAGGCACTCTGGCTGATGGCACACTTGTGGCCATAAAACGTGCACAAGAAGGATCGTTACAGGGTGAGAAGGAGTTTCTAACAGAAATAGAACTATTGTCACCCTTACATCATAGGAATCTGGTCTCCTTAGTTGGATACTGTGATGATGAAGGTGAACAG atgttggtttaTGAGTTCATGTCGCATGGCACTCTAAGGGATCACCTCTCTG CAGTTAAGTCGAAAGAACCTCTGGGATTTGAAATGAGATTGAGAATTGCTCTGGCATCAGCCAGGGGCATCCTCTACCTACATACAGAAGCCAACCCTCCGATATTCCATCGAGATATCAAGGCCAGCAACATATTATTGGACTCCAAGTTTGTAGCAAAGGTTGCTGATTTTGGACTTTCCCGACTGGCCCCAGTACCTGATCTTGAAGGGACTACGCCTGCTCATGTATCCACAGTAGTGAAGGGGACGCCA GGTTACCTTGATCCGGAGTACTTCTTAACCCATAAACTAACAGACAAGAGTGATGTTTATAGCCTCGGTGTTGTGTTTCTCGAGCTCTTAACTGGAATGCAGCCAATCTCACATGGAAAAAACATTGTTCGAGAG GTAAATATTGCATTCCAATCCGGTATGATCTTCTCAGTAATTGATGGGCGAATGGGGTCTTACCCTTCTGACTGTGTGGAAAAGTTTTTGAGTTTAGCCCTCAAGTGTTGTCAAGATGAGACAGATGCAAGACCCTCAATGGCAGAGGTGGTTCGAGAACTCGAAAACATATGGTCTATGATGCCGGATACGGACAGCAGAACAACGGAATCAGTGCTCAGTAGTAGTACCGGAAAGGTAGTGAGCGATTCACCATCTTCATCCAATGCAGGGAAGAATCCCTATGTTTCTTCAGATGTCTCCGGCAGTGACCTTGTTAGTGGAGTCATACCTACAATCACACCAAGATAG
- the LOC112164865 gene encoding probable LRR receptor-like serine/threonine-protein kinase At1g06840 isoform X2, whose translation MGQSRAWTCVAVLAVCLCWSSLQAGAQEQEITNPVEVTALKAIKKSLIDPNKNLSNWNQGDPCTANWTGVLCFNRSLDDGYLHVQELQLLGMNLSGTLSPELGRLSYMLILDFMWNEISGSIPKEIGNITSLELLLLNGNQLSGPLPEELGYLPNLDRIQIDQNYISGPIPKSFAYLNKTKHFHMNNNSISGQLPPELSRLPKLVHILLDNNNLSGYLPPEFSDLPSLLILQLDNNNFGGSTIPVSYGNMSKLLKLSLRNCSLEGPIPDFSRIPNLGYLDLSRNRLNGSIPLGKLSDDITTINLSNNTLTGSIPANFSGLPQLQRLSIANNSLSGIVPAALWNDTTLNATERLILELQNNKFTNISGSTQTPQNVTVWLQGNPVCSNANLDNLCGSENDDEDDSESSTNSTASCPSQACPPPFEYLPVVCFCAVPLLIDYRLKSPGFSDFRPYKSTYEKYLTTGLRLDLDQLDIASFVWQKGPRLRISLKLFPLYVADNTNISHTFNSSEVKRILGMFTGWNIPDSEVFGPYELLGINLLDPYKGVIVPSKKSGVSKGALAGIIVGTFAGAVALSAVVCFLILRRHQRNHPAISRRRRKSTSSIKIDGVKAFTYGEMATATDNFNISAQIGQGGYGKVYKGTLADGTLVAIKRAQEGSLQGEKEFLTEIELLSPLHHRNLVSLVGYCDDEGEQMLVYEFMSHGTLRDHLSVKSKEPLGFEMRLRIALASARGILYLHTEANPPIFHRDIKASNILLDSKFVAKVADFGLSRLAPVPDLEGTTPAHVSTVVKGTPGYLDPEYFLTHKLTDKSDVYSLGVVFLELLTGMQPISHGKNIVREVNIAFQSGMIFSVIDGRMGSYPSDCVEKFLSLALKCCQDETDARPSMAEVVRELENIWSMMPDTDSRTTESVLSSSTGKVVSDSPSSSNAGKNPYVSSDVSGSDLVSGVIPTITPR comes from the exons ATGGGTCAATCTAGAGCTTGGACGTGTGTGGCCGTTTTGGCCGTGTGCTTGTGCTGGTCTTCACTACAAGCTGGAGCACAAGAGCAGGAAATTACCAACCCCGTAGAAG TGACGGCATTGAAGGCCATAAAGAAAAGTTTGATTGATCCCAACAAGAATCTGAGCAATTGGAACCAAGGGGATCCATGTACAGCAAACTGGACAGGCGTTTTGTGCTTCAACAGATCATTAGATGATGGATATCTTCATGTTCAAGAATT GCAACTGCTAGGTATGAATCTCTCAGGAACTTTGTCACCAGAGCTTGGCCGCCTATCTTATATGCTAATATT GGATTTTATGTGGAATGAAATAAGTGGAAGTATACCAAAGGAGATAGGCAACATTACATCTTTGGAACTCTT ACTCCTGAATGGAAACCAATTGTCAGGTCCCCTCCCTGAAGAGCTTGGATATCTTCCGAACTTGGACAGAATACAAATTGACCAGAACTACATTTCAGGACCAATACCTAAATCATTCGCATATTTGAACAAAACGAAGCACTT TCACATGAACAACAATTCAATTAGCGGGCAACTTCCACCTGAGCTTTCCAGATTACCAAAACTTGTCCACAT TCTTCTTGACAACAACAACTTGTCTGGGTATCTTCCACCAGAGTTCTCAGATCTGCCGAGCTTATTAATACT TCAACTTGACAACAACAACTTTGGTGGGAGTACAATTCCAGTTTCTTATGGCAACATGTCTAAACTGTTGAAGTT GAGTCTCAGGAACTGCAGCTTGGAAGGACCTATTCCTGATTTCAGTAGGATACCCAACCTTGGATATCT AGATCTAAGTAGGAATCGACTAAATGGATCCATACCTCTGGGAAAACTTTCGGATGACATCACAACGAT AAATTTATCTAACAACACTCTTACTGGGAGCATTCCTGCCAACTTTTCCGGTCTTCCACAGCTTCAAAGATT GTCCATTGCAAACAATTCACTGAGTGGTATTGTTCCAGCAGCCCTTTGGAATGATACGACACTTAATGCAACAGAAAGACTAATCCT GGAGTTGCAGAACAATAAGTTTACAAATATATCTGGCAGTACTCAAACCCCGCAGAATGTCACTGTCTG GCTTCAGGGAAATCCAGTTTGCTCGAATGCTAACCTAGACAATTTATGTGGATCTGaaaatgatgatgaagatgacagtGAGAGTTCAACCAACTCGACTGCTAGCTGTCCAAGTCAAGCATGCCCGCCTCCTTTCGAATATCTTCCTGTAGTTTGTTTCTGTGCTGTTCCACTACTTATTGATTATCGGTTGAAAAGTCCTGGATTCTCAGATTTTCGCCCTTACAAAAGTACATATGAGAAGTATCTTACGACTGGTCTCCGCTTAGATCTTGATCAACTGGACATTGCTTCATTTGTATGGCAAAAGGGACCTCGACTGAGAATATCACTGAAGCTTTTCCCTTTATATGTTGCTGATAATACCAATATTTCCCATACTTTCAATAGCAGTGAAGTCAAAAGAATCCTTGGCATGTTCACAGGATGGAATATTCCCGATAGTGAAGTGTTCGGACCTTATGAGCTTCTTGGCATCAATCTATTGGATCCTTATAAGGGCG TAATTGTCCCCTCTAAGAAGTCTGGTGTAAGCAAGGGTGCTCTGGCTGGCATAATAGTAGGAACTTTTGCCGGTGCTGTTGCATTATCTGCAGTTGTCTGTTTTTTAATACTGAGGAGGCATCAGAGGAACCACCCTGCTATTTCAAGAAGACGTCGTA AATCGACGAGTTCCATAAAAATTGATGGTGTTAAGGCTTTCACTTATGGAGAAATGGCCACTGCTACAGACAATTTTAACATTTCTGCTCAAATTGGCCAAGGTGGTTATGGAAAGGTTTACAAAGGCACTCTGGCTGATGGCACACTTGTGGCCATAAAACGTGCACAAGAAGGATCGTTACAGGGTGAGAAGGAGTTTCTAACAGAAATAGAACTATTGTCACCCTTACATCATAGGAATCTGGTCTCCTTAGTTGGATACTGTGATGATGAAGGTGAACAG atgttggtttaTGAGTTCATGTCGCATGGCACTCTAAGGGATCACCTCTCTG TTAAGTCGAAAGAACCTCTGGGATTTGAAATGAGATTGAGAATTGCTCTGGCATCAGCCAGGGGCATCCTCTACCTACATACAGAAGCCAACCCTCCGATATTCCATCGAGATATCAAGGCCAGCAACATATTATTGGACTCCAAGTTTGTAGCAAAGGTTGCTGATTTTGGACTTTCCCGACTGGCCCCAGTACCTGATCTTGAAGGGACTACGCCTGCTCATGTATCCACAGTAGTGAAGGGGACGCCA GGTTACCTTGATCCGGAGTACTTCTTAACCCATAAACTAACAGACAAGAGTGATGTTTATAGCCTCGGTGTTGTGTTTCTCGAGCTCTTAACTGGAATGCAGCCAATCTCACATGGAAAAAACATTGTTCGAGAG GTAAATATTGCATTCCAATCCGGTATGATCTTCTCAGTAATTGATGGGCGAATGGGGTCTTACCCTTCTGACTGTGTGGAAAAGTTTTTGAGTTTAGCCCTCAAGTGTTGTCAAGATGAGACAGATGCAAGACCCTCAATGGCAGAGGTGGTTCGAGAACTCGAAAACATATGGTCTATGATGCCGGATACGGACAGCAGAACAACGGAATCAGTGCTCAGTAGTAGTACCGGAAAGGTAGTGAGCGATTCACCATCTTCATCCAATGCAGGGAAGAATCCCTATGTTTCTTCAGATGTCTCCGGCAGTGACCTTGTTAGTGGAGTCATACCTACAATCACACCAAGATAG
- the LOC112164865 gene encoding probable LRR receptor-like serine/threonine-protein kinase At1g06840 isoform X3 produces MNNNSISGQLPPELSRLPKLVHILLDNNNLSGYLPPEFSDLPSLLILQLDNNNFGGSTIPVSYGNMSKLLKLSLRNCSLEGPIPDFSRIPNLGYLDLSRNRLNGSIPLGKLSDDITTINLSNNTLTGSIPANFSGLPQLQRLSIANNSLSGIVPAALWNDTTLNATERLILELQNNKFTNISGSTQTPQNVTVWLQGNPVCSNANLDNLCGSENDDEDDSESSTNSTASCPSQACPPPFEYLPVVCFCAVPLLIDYRLKSPGFSDFRPYKSTYEKYLTTGLRLDLDQLDIASFVWQKGPRLRISLKLFPLYVADNTNISHTFNSSEVKRILGMFTGWNIPDSEVFGPYELLGINLLDPYKGVIVPSKKSGVSKGALAGIIVGTFAGAVALSAVVCFLILRRHQRNHPAISRRRRKSTSSIKIDGVKAFTYGEMATATDNFNISAQIGQGGYGKVYKGTLADGTLVAIKRAQEGSLQGEKEFLTEIELLSPLHHRNLVSLVGYCDDEGEQMLVYEFMSHGTLRDHLSAVKSKEPLGFEMRLRIALASARGILYLHTEANPPIFHRDIKASNILLDSKFVAKVADFGLSRLAPVPDLEGTTPAHVSTVVKGTPGYLDPEYFLTHKLTDKSDVYSLGVVFLELLTGMQPISHGKNIVREVNIAFQSGMIFSVIDGRMGSYPSDCVEKFLSLALKCCQDETDARPSMAEVVRELENIWSMMPDTDSRTTESVLSSSTGKVVSDSPSSSNAGKNPYVSSDVSGSDLVSGVIPTITPR; encoded by the exons ATGAACAACAATTCAATTAGCGGGCAACTTCCACCTGAGCTTTCCAGATTACCAAAACTTGTCCACAT TCTTCTTGACAACAACAACTTGTCTGGGTATCTTCCACCAGAGTTCTCAGATCTGCCGAGCTTATTAATACT TCAACTTGACAACAACAACTTTGGTGGGAGTACAATTCCAGTTTCTTATGGCAACATGTCTAAACTGTTGAAGTT GAGTCTCAGGAACTGCAGCTTGGAAGGACCTATTCCTGATTTCAGTAGGATACCCAACCTTGGATATCT AGATCTAAGTAGGAATCGACTAAATGGATCCATACCTCTGGGAAAACTTTCGGATGACATCACAACGAT AAATTTATCTAACAACACTCTTACTGGGAGCATTCCTGCCAACTTTTCCGGTCTTCCACAGCTTCAAAGATT GTCCATTGCAAACAATTCACTGAGTGGTATTGTTCCAGCAGCCCTTTGGAATGATACGACACTTAATGCAACAGAAAGACTAATCCT GGAGTTGCAGAACAATAAGTTTACAAATATATCTGGCAGTACTCAAACCCCGCAGAATGTCACTGTCTG GCTTCAGGGAAATCCAGTTTGCTCGAATGCTAACCTAGACAATTTATGTGGATCTGaaaatgatgatgaagatgacagtGAGAGTTCAACCAACTCGACTGCTAGCTGTCCAAGTCAAGCATGCCCGCCTCCTTTCGAATATCTTCCTGTAGTTTGTTTCTGTGCTGTTCCACTACTTATTGATTATCGGTTGAAAAGTCCTGGATTCTCAGATTTTCGCCCTTACAAAAGTACATATGAGAAGTATCTTACGACTGGTCTCCGCTTAGATCTTGATCAACTGGACATTGCTTCATTTGTATGGCAAAAGGGACCTCGACTGAGAATATCACTGAAGCTTTTCCCTTTATATGTTGCTGATAATACCAATATTTCCCATACTTTCAATAGCAGTGAAGTCAAAAGAATCCTTGGCATGTTCACAGGATGGAATATTCCCGATAGTGAAGTGTTCGGACCTTATGAGCTTCTTGGCATCAATCTATTGGATCCTTATAAGGGCG TAATTGTCCCCTCTAAGAAGTCTGGTGTAAGCAAGGGTGCTCTGGCTGGCATAATAGTAGGAACTTTTGCCGGTGCTGTTGCATTATCTGCAGTTGTCTGTTTTTTAATACTGAGGAGGCATCAGAGGAACCACCCTGCTATTTCAAGAAGACGTCGTA AATCGACGAGTTCCATAAAAATTGATGGTGTTAAGGCTTTCACTTATGGAGAAATGGCCACTGCTACAGACAATTTTAACATTTCTGCTCAAATTGGCCAAGGTGGTTATGGAAAGGTTTACAAAGGCACTCTGGCTGATGGCACACTTGTGGCCATAAAACGTGCACAAGAAGGATCGTTACAGGGTGAGAAGGAGTTTCTAACAGAAATAGAACTATTGTCACCCTTACATCATAGGAATCTGGTCTCCTTAGTTGGATACTGTGATGATGAAGGTGAACAG atgttggtttaTGAGTTCATGTCGCATGGCACTCTAAGGGATCACCTCTCTG CAGTTAAGTCGAAAGAACCTCTGGGATTTGAAATGAGATTGAGAATTGCTCTGGCATCAGCCAGGGGCATCCTCTACCTACATACAGAAGCCAACCCTCCGATATTCCATCGAGATATCAAGGCCAGCAACATATTATTGGACTCCAAGTTTGTAGCAAAGGTTGCTGATTTTGGACTTTCCCGACTGGCCCCAGTACCTGATCTTGAAGGGACTACGCCTGCTCATGTATCCACAGTAGTGAAGGGGACGCCA GGTTACCTTGATCCGGAGTACTTCTTAACCCATAAACTAACAGACAAGAGTGATGTTTATAGCCTCGGTGTTGTGTTTCTCGAGCTCTTAACTGGAATGCAGCCAATCTCACATGGAAAAAACATTGTTCGAGAG GTAAATATTGCATTCCAATCCGGTATGATCTTCTCAGTAATTGATGGGCGAATGGGGTCTTACCCTTCTGACTGTGTGGAAAAGTTTTTGAGTTTAGCCCTCAAGTGTTGTCAAGATGAGACAGATGCAAGACCCTCAATGGCAGAGGTGGTTCGAGAACTCGAAAACATATGGTCTATGATGCCGGATACGGACAGCAGAACAACGGAATCAGTGCTCAGTAGTAGTACCGGAAAGGTAGTGAGCGATTCACCATCTTCATCCAATGCAGGGAAGAATCCCTATGTTTCTTCAGATGTCTCCGGCAGTGACCTTGTTAGTGGAGTCATACCTACAATCACACCAAGATAG
- the LOC112165871 gene encoding 60S ribosomal protein L10 → MGRRPARCYRQIKNKPYPKSRFCRGVPDPKIRIYDVGMKKKGVDEFPFCVHLVSWEKENVSSEALEAARIACNKYMAKFAGKDAFHLRVRVHPFHVLRINKMLSCAGADRLQTGMRGAFGKPLGTCARVDIGQVLLSVRCKDSNKNNACEALRRAKFKFPGRQKIIESRKWGFTKFNRVDYVRLKSEARILPDGVNAKLLGCHGSLALRKPGEAFIDAAA, encoded by the exons ATGGGTCGCCGCCCCGCCCGTTGCTACCGCCAGATCAAGAACAAGCCGTACCCGAAGTCCCGCTTCTGCCGCGGTGTGCCGGACCCGAAGATCCGAATCTACGACGTCGGCATGAAGAAGAAGGGCGTCGACGAGTTCCCCTTCTGCGTCCACCTCGTCTCCTGGGAGAAGGAGAACGTCTCCAGCGAGGCGCTCGAGGCGGCGCGTATCGCCTGCAACAAGTACATGGCCAAGTTCGCCGGCAAGGACGCGTTCCATCTACGCGTTAGGGTTCACCCGTTCCATGTGCTCAGGATTAACAAGATGCTTTCCTGCGCCGGAGCCGATAGGCTTCAGACCGGTATGAGGGGAGCGTTCGGGAAGCCTCTTGGGACTTGCGCTAGGGTTGATATTGGGCAGGTGCTGCTCTCTGTGAGGTGCAAGGACAGCAACAAGAACAATGCTTGTGAGGCTCTGAGGAGGGCTAAGTTCAAGTTTCCCGGTCGCCAAAAGATCATTGAGAGCAGGAAGTG gGGATTCACCAAGTTCAACCGTGTTGACTATGTAAGATTGAAGTCAGAGGCACGCATTCTTCCTGATGGTGTCAATGCCAAG CTCTTGGGATGCCACGGATCTTTGGCTTTGCGTAAGCCTGGTGAAGCTTTCATTGACGCTGCTGCTTAG
- the LOC112165870 gene encoding putative B3 domain-containing protein At5g58280, producing the protein MVAAYEEARNKRLEENKKKFQDLGITQVSKTLSDLTASEKKPQQRAWKPKAKNTAFEVEPRRSTRQRNPIQTYVDDVDIGLPTRKRLRSSSSSFGSYLARPLEECRMASYEERSAAFKAAERLQESLQSENPSFVKSMVRSHVYSCFWLGLPSNFCETHLPKSSDSELILEDEDGNVYDAKYIAKRTGLSGGWRGFALEHKLDDGDALVFELVEPTRFKIYIVKVTNQEHCKKDKVKSAGKPSKAAKKPDQDPNKKQRSKKATTAEIIDMKTPPELLPESPKSEAVLPYRLRKRA; encoded by the exons ATGGTAGCCGCTTACGAAGAAGCTCGTAACAAACGCCTtgaagaaaacaagaagaagtttCAG GATTTGGGAATCACCCAGGTTTCAAAAACTCTGTCTGACCTCACAGCTTCTGAGAAGAAGCCCCAG CAAAGGGCTTGGAAGCCGAAAGCAAAGAACACTGCTTTCGAAGTGGAGCCAAGACGATCCACCCGTCAGCGAAACCCAATTCAAACATATGTTGATGAT GTTGACATAGGCCTTCCAACTAGGAAGAGGTTGAGGTCAAGTTCATCTTCATTTGGAAG CTACCTTGCAAGGCCTTTGGAGGAATGCCGAATGGCTTCTTATGAAGAAAGGAGTGCTGCTTTCAAAGCAGCAGAGCGGCTTCAAGAGAGTCTGCAATCTGAGAATCCATCTTTTGTCAAATCGATGGTTCGGTCTCATGTCTATAGCTGTTTTTGGTTG GGTCTTCCTTCTAATTTCTGTGAGACTCATCTCCCAAAATCATCGGACTCTGAACTGATACTAGAGGATGAAGATGGAAATGTATATGATGCTAAATACATTGCCAAGAGGACTGGTCTTAGTGGTGGTTGGAGAGGTTTTGCATTGGAACACAAGTTGGACGATGGTGATGCACTTGTGTTCGAATTGGTTGAACCCACAAGGTTTAAG ATCTACATAGTTAAGGTGACAAATCAAGAACATTGCAAGAAGGACAAAGTGAAGAGTGCTGGAAAGCCATCAAAGGCAGCCAAGAAGCCTGACCAAGACCCTAACAAAAAACAAAGGTCAAAGAAAGCTACCACTGCTGAAATAATCGACATGAAAACACCCCCAGAGCTTCTACCAGAGAGCCCAAAAAGTGAAGCTGTACTACCATATAGACTAAGGAAGAGAGCATAG